In the genome of Marispirochaeta sp., one region contains:
- a CDS encoding HD domain-containing phosphohydrolase produces the protein MLKAAAFPATVALAVLEHAERVDGTGYPRKLTGDKISLYGKIIAVATAYNGAVSRRPYKQERDGHSGIMDLLKDIGKHFDERILRALVYTLSIYPIGTYVELTNGAKGVVVRTNINDPKYPAIKLLLNEKGNLYAETPVLQTKEGDSVQIARSLSPEMVRELEERLG, from the coding sequence ATACTGAAAGCAGCAGCCTTTCCTGCCACCGTCGCGCTGGCGGTACTGGAACATGCCGAGCGTGTGGACGGTACCGGGTATCCCCGAAAACTCACCGGCGACAAGATCTCCCTCTACGGAAAAATCATCGCCGTGGCCACCGCCTACAACGGTGCAGTATCCCGCCGCCCCTACAAACAGGAACGGGACGGTCACTCCGGCATCATGGACCTGCTGAAAGACATTGGCAAACACTTTGATGAACGAATCCTGCGGGCTCTGGTATATACCCTTTCCATTTACCCAATCGGTACCTACGTGGAACTGACCAACGGTGCCAAGGGAGTGGTCGTCAGAACCAACATAAACGATCCCAAGTACCCTGCCATCAAACTTCTGCTTAACGAAAAGGGTAACCTCTATGCCGAAACCCCGGTTCTGCAGACCAAGGAAGGAGATTCCGTGCAAATTGCCAGGTCTCTTTCTCCCGAGATGGTACGAGAATTGGAGGAACGGCTGGGATAA